TATCTCCAGTGTGGCAGGCAGTGCAGTGGGGGTGACCGGAGGGGCTCTGACCATAGCAGGCCTTTGTCTTGCCCCCGTTACTGCTGGGCTGTCACTGGGACTCACCATCGCAGGGATTGGAATGGGTGTGACCAGTGGGGTCAACAGTCTAACCACCGGTGTTACAAAGGTGGCATTTAAAAGCTACCAAAACAAGAAAGCCAATACAGTCTTTCAATGTTTCATGGAGGACATGCAAAGACTCCATGGTAGTCTGGAGAAGGTGGCCAGCAACATTTGCCCTTTGGAGCCGAAGGTGGTGGCATTAGTGGTTGGGAAGAATATAGGCAAAGGTGGTGCGAGTTTAGGAAAGAAGATCAATGGCATAGTAAAAAATACCTCTGCAATAGAGGCCTTAATGGGAAAAGGCGTGGTTATAGGTGCAGGCAAGGTGGGCCTCCAAGAGGGCAAAACCTTTGCTGCAGATTTACCTGACATTGGGATGTTGGCCCAAGGCACTCCACTCGCCCTCTCTAGGACATTAAGGCGATGCGCCGTGGCCTCAAATGCCCTATTCATTGGCCTGGATATCATCACTATCTGTAAAGACAGTGTCAGCCTTGCCAAAGGCAGCAAGAGCAAGAGATCCCAGCTCATCCGAGCCAGAGCAGCACTGTGGCGCACAGAGATCGACTCATGTCAGAGGATCCATGACTCACTGTGCCGAGGCATCTGGAGGTTCAGAAAGAGTCAGCGAATCCTGGAGAAACCCTTTTACCTTGTGAAGGAGTTTGAAAGTCTAGAGCCGCTTGTGCAGATGAGACTCATGGAGCAGCCTGAGGATGATATAGAAACTCTGGTGCAGCTTATGGAGGAGACGAGACTCCTGAGGAACCCTATGGAGGAGATGAGACTCCTGGGGCAGCCTATGGAGGAGATAGAAAAAGGTACAAAAGTCGTTAAATTGATTTGCCCTTAAACatgtcacatactgtacacagcaGATGTTGAATGATATTATGTACATGTATTAGCAAAAATACTCAAGCTGCTAAGTCTTTGAATTTCACCAAGCGGGCATTGCCATTGGTTAATTAATTGCTTTTCCATTGAAAATCCCTGTCTCTAGGTTTTTGCGACTGGATGTGGCATTCCGGCATGgtgttgttgctgttgctgttagCATATGTATGGGCTGAGAACATTTATAAGTAAAAATTTAGAAAATTACGAAGCCAAGACACCTGCCGTTTGGACTGCATTGTTTCCTGTGCATCACTTCCTGTATGACTTAATTGCTTAACATGTAGATTTGAAATGATTACTGTGCATGGTTTTAAAGTTTATTGGACTTGAGAATAGAAgagaacatatttttttattaaatgtatttaagATTATTACAATTTTTATTCAAACCACCCCTTTATCTGGGCGGTGTTCATGTTTTCGAATAGTCAGATCTAAATATTCTAAATGTATTATATAGAAgaaacatgcctctctgacatgtcAAATAAAGACTCACTATCTTTCAGCAACATAAGTAGATGTACCAACTGAGCGTAGCTGTTCTACGTCAGATTCTAGAACTTGTCACACTGTACATTGATGTAGTTACATCCACATTATATTATTGTGAAAATCTAATAGGCCTACAGTTATTTCAACATGGTTATTCTATTTCTGAATTGTATAGGCATGTACTGCCCTCTAGTGTCTTTCAGTTTCTTTTACTCATGTGACATGTCTTGATTGTTACTCACTTCAGTTAAGATATGTGCAGATAAAAGTGCATTATTTTCTAACTTAGCAATGTTTAAATATCCATACAGAGTTCAAATGCAGAACTACATAGATTTTCAGAAACAGTGATACTCTCACCGCTTACAGAAGATTAATGTAGCCCTACAACTTTATAATATGACAACGGTAAATAGCTGTAATACATCTGCTATGATTTAGCAAATTAACTTGTGCAGAAATCTATTAACCAGATCGATCTTTTCAATATGGTGTCATTTTCATAGCCTAAGTGCTTTGTGACAAGGATCGATGAGTTGTGAGTCCCAAGATGCTGTTCTGCACACCCACTGcgccgttatttgcctgtttgtggccagcctgttagcttgcacgattcaagctgttttcgcccacaggactggcgcagactggatgtttttttgtttgtcgcaccattctcagtaaaccctagacactgtcttGAGTTAAAAGCAGAGAAGGGCGACCATTTCTGAAATACTCGATCTGGCGTGCCTGGCACTCAAAGTCACTTAGGTCACTTGTTTTACCATTTCTAatgttcaatcaaacagtaactgaatgcctaaATGCCTGTCTTGCAAGCCACGGCCACATGAGTTACTGTCTGTAGGCACAATCTTTTTTTCGTGAACCCCGGTGTACCTAAAAACTGGCCAGTATGTGTATGT
This sequence is a window from Oncorhynchus kisutch isolate 150728-3 linkage group LG1, Okis_V2, whole genome shotgun sequence. Protein-coding genes within it:
- the LOC116374863 gene encoding LOW QUALITY PROTEIN: uncharacterized protein LOC116374863 (The sequence of the model RefSeq protein was modified relative to this genomic sequence to represent the inferred CDS: substituted 2 bases at 2 genomic stop codons) translates to MRELLGQYISDTLSYIHTVEKFCDRHPRWILQRKEEQSKMKNIKEMSDRIDLKFSRVLNAEDKTRALGEFTKDYLTQVTANRRLKELEKELEAVLKDTLNGLEELDCFMDAVERLVVTSLLVFADENRLCPLPQGREQASVRAVITSARMACPLLIHFKRDASAFFSPCLLNVEVLHVYLENYMHISEQLCERMGLGKTXVEISLNYXTQYSNQMIYPFFLAKNDNLMMDSSPEVNEKSMQTIFNHLCHLSDIRVDQHLRLTFLFQDSALRFIGLFSQCHSRMLDFIKELERRAVKLEEMKKGGYISSVAGSAVGVTGGALTIAGLCLAPVTAGLSLGLTIAGIGMGVTSGVNSLTTGVTKVAFKSYQNKKANTVFQCFMEDMQRLHGSLEKVASNICPLEPKVVALVVGKNIGKGGASLGKKINGIVKNTSAIEALMGKGVVIGAGKVGLQEGKTFAADLPDIGMLAQGTPLALSRTLRRCAVASNALFIGLDIITICKDSVSLAKGSKSKRSQLIRARAALWRTEIDSCQRIHDSLCRGIWRFRKSQRILEKPFYLVKEFESLEPLVQMRLMEQPEDDIETLVQLMEETRLLRNPMEEMRLLGQPMEEIEKGTKVVKLICP